The Chlamydia poikilotherma DNA segment AGGGTATAAGTATATGGCAGCAAAGAAAAAATTATTGGCTGAGCTTAGAGAGAAAAGTCGAGTTGAGCTAGACGCATTTATCCATGAAAATAAGAAAGCTCTTTTTTCTTTAAGAGCTGAGTCTGCTT contains these protein-coding regions:
- the rpmC gene encoding 50S ribosomal protein L29 is translated as MAAKKKLLAELREKSRVELDAFIHENKKALFSLRAESALQNKAVKMHLFSMYKKNIARSMTVIQEKEGKIDG